The Sandaracinus amylolyticus genomic interval CGAGAAGCAGTTCGGCAAGGGCGCGATCATGGCGCTCGGCGAGCCGCGCAACATCGAGCCCGTCGCGGTGATCCCGACCGGCGCGCCATCGCTGGACGCGGCGCTCGGTTGTGGTGGGTACCCGCGTGGTCGCGTGATCGAGGTCTACGGTCCCGAGGCGAGCGGCAAGACCACGCTCACGCTCCACGCGATCGCCGAGTGCCAGCGCGCAGGCGGCATCGCGGCGTTCGTCGACGCCGAGCACGCGCTCGATCTGCGCTACGCGGCGGCGCTCGGCGTGCAGACCGAGAACCTGCTGGTCTCGCAGCCGGACAACGGCGAGCAGGCGCTCGAGATCGCCGAGACGCTGGTGCGCAGCGGCGCGGTCGATCTCGTGGTCGTCGACTCGGTCGCTGCGCTCGTGCCCAAGGCGGAGATCGAGGGCGAGATGGGCGATCAGCACGTCGGGCTGCAGGCGCGCCTGATGAGCCAGGCGCTCCGCAAGCTCACCGGCATCACGCACCGCACCGGCGCGACGATCATGTTCATCAACCAGCTGCGCATGAAGATCGGCGTGACCTTCGGCTCGCCCGAGACGACCACCGGCGGCAACGCGCTCAAGTACTACGCGAGCGTGCGCCTCGACGTGCGGCGCATCGGTCAGGTCAAGGTCGGCGAGGAGATCACGGGCCACCGCACGAAGGTGAAGGTCGTGAAGAACAAGCTCGCGCCGCCGTTCCAGCTCGCCGAGTTCGACATCCGCTACGGCGTGGGCATCGACGCGACCGCGGACCTGCTCGACCTCGCGGTCACGCACGGCCTCGTCGAGAAGAACGGCGCGTACTTCTCGTTCGGCGGGCAGAGCCTCGGTCAGGGCCGCGAGAAGGCGCGCATCGCGCTGTGCGAGGACGCGGCGCTGCGCGCGACGATCGCGAACGCGGTGCACGCCGCGCTCGCGGGCGCGCCGAAGAGCGCGGGCTCGCCGGAGCTCGAAGAGGCGGTCGCGTGACGGCGCGCGTGCGCGCGCTGCCGAAGCGCGATGTCGCAGGCGAAGCGCTCGTTCACGTGGAGCGCGCGACGCACGCGCTGCACGTCGAGCTGAAGGACGAGCTCGCGCGGGTGGCGGAGCGTCAGCCCGAGCTCTCGGTGTGGCTCACCACCGCGCTGTGGATGCTCGAGATGGCGGCGAAGGATCTGCGTACCGAGCCCGATCGCGAGCGTCGTCGCGCCGGGGTCGCGGTCGCGCAGATGCACGCGATGCGGGTGTCGACCGGGCTCGAGCTCGCGTCGGCGATGGGCGTGCTCGACGCCGATCCCGAGGCGTTCGATCTGCGCTTTGCGTCGATCCTCGCGGAGCTCGAGCGCGCGCGCTCGTGAGCGCCGAAGGTCGGACGTCCGGACTGCGCGTCCGGACGTCCGGCGTTCACGGCTCGAGCGCGATGTCTTCCTGCGGCGGCGGCGACTGACCGTCGAAGAGCACCTGCACGCCGCCGGGATCGACCGCGCCGGGCGGCTCGCCCACCGCGTCGATCGTCGTCGCGTAGTCGCGTCCCTCGGCGCCGATCGAGCTCGGCGGGTCGTACGTGCCGTTGCCGTTGGTGTCGATCCAGATCGCGACCTCGTAGCGCTCGCGCAGCTCGATGAGGTTCTCCTCGCGGCGCACCAGCATGTCGTTCGTGTCGGGGATCGCGCCGAGCACGTAGACGAGCACGGTCTCGAAGCCGCCCTCTTCGAGCGGGCGCCGCACGTGCACTTCCATCCGCCGTCCGGCGAACTGCGACATGTTGCCGAACGCGGCGCGCACCGGCAGCGCACCGCGCGGCAGCGGCGCGCCTTGCGCGAGATCGACGAAGTCGACGTCGTGCTGGTACGAGACCGTTCCGTCGGCCTGGAGCATCAGGCGCCACTGGTGGTCCTCGCAGCCCTCGGGCGCGCGCGGACACGGGTCGTACATGCGGTTGCCGTTGAGGTCCGCGACGAGATCGACCTCGTGGTTGCCGTCGAGGACGGTGCACGGCAGCGGGATCTGGAGGTTCGCCTCGCCGAGCGGATCGAGCACCGCGCGCGCGACGGTGCGCCGCACGCGCGCCGCGCCGCTGCCCTCGATGCGCACCAGGTTCGCGACCGTGAGGTTGTCGAGGTGCGCGTTCATGTCGGTCAGATCGAGCCGCATGTCGACGCGCGACGATCCGAGATCGTTGCCGCACACCAGCGGCTCGGCGCGCTCCTCGAAGTCACCCGAGGTGATCGCGGTGCACCCCGGACCGACGCTCGCCATCGCGAGCACGATCGTCACGAAACGGAGCAGACGCATCATCGTCAGAAATCCCCTCGCACCGCGACGAAGCAGCCCTCGCCGGTGCACGCCGCGCTCACCGGCGGCGTCTCGATCGCCTCGGTGCGCGGCCCGAGCACGAGGCCCAGCACGAGCCCGGTCACCGCGGCCGCGGCGCCCGTCACGAGCAGCACGTCGGTCGTGATCGCGAGCGCCTCGATCGTGCTCTGTCGTCCCTCGACGTCGCTGCCTGCCGGGCAGAGCTGCAGCGGACAGTCCTCGTCGAGCGCGCTGCGCTCGCCGAGCGCGACCGCGCCGGTCACGATCCCCGCGACGATCAGCGCGCCACCGCCGCTCATCACGATCCACGGCCACGTCTCGCCCGGGATCTCGCGATAGCGCGGGCGCCCCGCTTCTTCGGCCTGACGTCGCGCCTCTTCGGCCTGACGTCGCGCCTCGTCGGTCTCGGCCTGGGCGCGCGCCTCGGCCTCGCGACGCTCCGCGAGCCCGCGCTCGAGCGCCGCGAGACGCGCCTCGAGCAGCGCGCGATCGGGGATCTCCTCGACCTGCGCGAGGTATCCGCGCAGCGTGCGGATCGCGTTCTCGTCGTCGCGCGCGTCGCGGTACGCGAGGTACGCATTGAAGAGCAGCTGACCGCGCCCCGAGAGCCCGTACGCGCGCTCGAACTCGCTCGCGGCGTCCGCGAACCGGCCCTGCTCGTAGTACTGGCGACCGAGCCGGAACGCGCCGCGCGCGCGCTCGTCGTTCATGTCGCCCTCGGTCGTCGTCGC includes:
- the recA gene encoding recombinase RecA yields the protein MTSMKEKLKAVQQAVSAIEKQFGKGAIMALGEPRNIEPVAVIPTGAPSLDAALGCGGYPRGRVIEVYGPEASGKTTLTLHAIAECQRAGGIAAFVDAEHALDLRYAAALGVQTENLLVSQPDNGEQALEIAETLVRSGAVDLVVVDSVAALVPKAEIEGEMGDQHVGLQARLMSQALRKLTGITHRTGATIMFINQLRMKIGVTFGSPETTTGGNALKYYASVRLDVRRIGQVKVGEEITGHRTKVKVVKNKLAPPFQLAEFDIRYGVGIDATADLLDLAVTHGLVEKNGAYFSFGGQSLGQGREKARIALCEDAALRATIANAVHAALAGAPKSAGSPELEEAVA
- a CDS encoding tetratricopeptide repeat protein; its protein translation is MDRRRRGTLLASALIAAACALAPTTRASAQPPQGGGGGSESMSQATTTEGDMNDERARGAFRLGRQYYEQGRFADAASEFERAYGLSGRGQLLFNAYLAYRDARDDENAIRTLRGYLAQVEEIPDRALLEARLAALERGLAERREAEARAQAETDEARRQAEEARRQAEEAGRPRYREIPGETWPWIVMSGGGALIVAGIVTGAVALGERSALDEDCPLQLCPAGSDVEGRQSTIEALAITTDVLLVTGAAAAVTGLVLGLVLGPRTEAIETPPVSAACTGEGCFVAVRGDF